A window of Aeromicrobium sp. Root236 contains these coding sequences:
- a CDS encoding ABC transporter permease: protein MTLSTAVLDSRVMVTRSVRRSFRDPEAFFTALMLPVILMLLFVYVFGGAMNTGGDYVNYVVPGLLLLCAGFGAGTTSVSVAQDMSNGIVDRFRSMPIHGSSVMVGHIAASVVRNLIATALVIGVALLVGWRPNASLVDWLASIGVVLLFILAISWLAATAGLLLGSPEAANGFSMILMFLPYVSTAFVPADTMPSWMRGFAEHQPLTPVIETLRGLWMGTPIDDQAWLAAAWCLGILALSVPAAGWLFGRRTSR from the coding sequence ATGACGCTCTCCACCGCCGTCCTCGACTCCCGCGTCATGGTGACGCGCAGCGTCCGCCGGTCGTTCCGCGACCCCGAGGCGTTCTTCACGGCGCTGATGCTGCCCGTGATCCTGATGCTGCTGTTCGTGTACGTCTTCGGCGGCGCGATGAACACCGGCGGCGACTACGTCAACTACGTCGTGCCGGGCCTGCTGCTGCTGTGCGCCGGGTTCGGCGCCGGCACGACGTCGGTCAGCGTCGCGCAGGACATGAGCAACGGCATCGTCGACCGGTTCCGGTCGATGCCGATCCACGGCTCGTCGGTCATGGTCGGCCACATCGCAGCGAGCGTCGTCCGCAACCTCATCGCCACGGCGCTCGTGATCGGTGTCGCCCTGCTGGTCGGCTGGCGGCCCAACGCCTCACTGGTGGACTGGCTCGCCTCCATCGGCGTCGTGCTGCTGTTCATCCTCGCGATCTCGTGGCTCGCCGCGACGGCTGGGCTCCTGCTCGGCAGCCCCGAGGCGGCCAACGGGTTCTCGATGATCCTGATGTTCCTGCCGTACGTCAGCACGGCCTTCGTACCGGCCGACACGATGCCCTCGTGGATGCGGGGGTTCGCCGAGCACCAGCCGCTCACGCCGGTCATCGAGACGCTGCGGGGTCTCTGGATGGGCACGCCGATCGACGACCAGGCCTGGCTCGCGGCGGCGTGGTGCCTCGGCATCCTGGCCCTCTCGGTGCCGGCGGCAGGCTGGCTGTTCGGGCGGCGCACATCGAGATAA
- a CDS encoding pseudouridine synthase, with the protein MGAWLRDRLPERVDIAGMLADERFVYDSGEAVREEHAYAPHTFVWFHRDLPDEADVPGELHVIHRDERLVVVDKPAFLSSIPRGRHVRQSVVVRLRDELGLPELSPLHRLDRVTSGLLLLATERRWRGAYQTLFQEGAVRKTYRALAPVRPDLELPVVVSNHVTKRRGTWQAEVVPDAPVNAETLVELESQIGDQGVYRLTPRTGRTHQLRLHLHGLGIPIVDDPLYPTVRDIAVDDFSRPLQLLAAELELTDPFDGTERRFRSVRSLPL; encoded by the coding sequence ATGGGCGCGTGGCTGCGCGACCGGTTGCCGGAACGCGTCGACATCGCCGGGATGCTGGCGGACGAGCGGTTCGTCTACGACAGCGGCGAGGCGGTGCGGGAGGAGCACGCGTACGCGCCGCACACGTTCGTGTGGTTCCACCGCGACCTGCCCGACGAGGCCGACGTGCCCGGTGAGCTCCACGTGATCCACCGGGACGAGCGGCTGGTCGTCGTCGACAAGCCGGCGTTCCTGTCGTCGATCCCGCGCGGCCGGCACGTGCGGCAGAGCGTCGTCGTACGCCTCAGGGACGAGCTCGGGCTGCCCGAGCTGTCGCCGTTGCACCGGCTCGACCGGGTGACGTCGGGCCTCCTGCTGCTCGCCACCGAGCGGCGGTGGCGGGGTGCCTACCAGACGCTGTTCCAGGAGGGTGCGGTCCGCAAGACGTACCGGGCCCTGGCACCCGTGCGTCCGGACCTCGAGCTCCCCGTCGTGGTGAGCAACCACGTCACGAAGCGCCGCGGCACGTGGCAGGCCGAGGTCGTGCCGGACGCACCCGTCAACGCCGAGACGCTGGTCGAGCTGGAGTCACAGATCGGCGACCAGGGCGTCTACCGGCTCACGCCCCGCACCGGCCGCACCCACCAGCTGCGCCTGCACCTGCACGGCCTGGGCATCCCGATCGTCGACGACCCGCTCTACCCGACGGTGCGCGACATCGCGGTCGACGACTTCAGTCGTCCGCTGCAGCTCCTCGCGGCCGAGCTCGAGCTCACGGACCCGTTCGACGGCACCGAACGACGGTTCCGGAGCGTACGGTCGCTGCCGCTCTGA
- a CDS encoding iron chaperone, translating into MTQTQSYEGFTEEERAAMKERAAELKKSSRGGAAAKKAAADDQDALDKIAEMPEADRVIAEKLYAIVRDTAPDLAPKTWYGMPAWARDGKVVVFFKPAAKFKVRYAEVGFNEWAHLDDGDMWPTAYAVVAMNATIEQKLTALVEKAAG; encoded by the coding sequence ATGACGCAGACCCAGTCGTACGAAGGATTCACCGAGGAGGAGCGCGCGGCGATGAAGGAGCGCGCCGCCGAGCTCAAGAAGTCGTCACGCGGCGGGGCGGCGGCCAAGAAGGCCGCCGCCGACGACCAGGACGCGCTCGACAAGATCGCCGAGATGCCCGAGGCCGATCGCGTCATCGCCGAGAAGCTGTACGCCATCGTGCGTGACACGGCCCCCGACCTGGCGCCCAAGACCTGGTACGGCATGCCGGCGTGGGCGCGGGACGGCAAGGTCGTCGTGTTCTTCAAGCCCGCGGCGAAGTTCAAGGTCCGCTACGCCGAGGTCGGGTTCAACGAGTGGGCCCATCTCGATGACGGCGACATGTGGCCGACGGCGTACGCGGTGGTCGCGATGAACGCCACCATCGAGCAGAAGCTCACGGCGCTGGTCGAGAAGGCCGCCGGCTGA
- a CDS encoding YrdB family protein: MPPQKPQDVGPWDLLAFVCELAMIVLLVAAGHGMAGGWKGWALGAFLAFVAIGIWAQWMAPTSDKRLVNPTRFIVQVMLFVTVALYAAAGGLVWWGIGFAIVAITAFAARIRSDP, encoded by the coding sequence ATGCCTCCGCAGAAACCTCAAGACGTCGGACCGTGGGACCTGCTCGCGTTCGTGTGCGAGCTCGCGATGATCGTCCTGCTCGTCGCGGCGGGCCACGGCATGGCGGGCGGCTGGAAGGGCTGGGCGCTGGGGGCGTTCCTCGCCTTCGTCGCGATCGGCATCTGGGCGCAATGGATGGCGCCGACGTCCGACAAGCGGCTGGTCAACCCGACCCGATTCATCGTGCAGGTCATGCTGTTCGTGACGGTCGCCCTCTACGCGGCCGCCGGCGGTCTCGTCTGGTGGGGCATCGGCTTCGCCATCGTGGCCATCACCGCGTTCGCGGCTCGCATCCGTTCGGACCCCTGA
- a CDS encoding alpha/beta fold hydrolase, which produces MTERLTQFRNGPHTFDVIDSGPLDGTPVVLLHGFPQRASAWNAVAEHLHARGLRTYAPDQRGYSPGARPKSRFAYGLGALTSDVIALIDAIGAPRVHLVGHDWGAAIAWSVAANHPDRLETLTAASVAHPAAFLRSMVTSNQALKSYYMALFQLPVLPERMLASGRADSMLRGSGMTREMVERFHTEIVGHGALRGGLGYYRSIVRASAGRIGTKVTVPTTYVWSDGDVALGRKGAEINHRWVTGPYELKIIEGATHWLLDERPAELADSIIKRVGI; this is translated from the coding sequence ATGACCGAGCGCCTGACCCAGTTCCGCAACGGCCCCCACACCTTCGACGTCATCGACAGCGGCCCGCTGGACGGGACGCCCGTGGTCCTGCTCCACGGGTTTCCCCAGCGGGCCTCGGCGTGGAACGCGGTCGCCGAGCACCTGCACGCGCGCGGCCTCCGGACGTACGCACCCGACCAGCGCGGCTACTCCCCCGGCGCCAGGCCGAAGTCACGGTTCGCGTACGGCCTGGGCGCACTGACCTCGGACGTCATCGCCCTGATCGACGCGATCGGCGCGCCTCGCGTGCACCTCGTGGGCCATGACTGGGGCGCTGCGATCGCGTGGTCGGTGGCGGCGAACCACCCCGACCGGCTCGAGACGCTGACCGCCGCCTCGGTGGCCCACCCAGCTGCCTTCCTCCGGTCGATGGTGACCAGCAACCAGGCCCTGAAGTCGTACTACATGGCGCTGTTCCAGCTCCCGGTCCTGCCCGAGCGGATGCTGGCGAGCGGACGAGCCGACTCGATGCTGCGCGGCAGCGGCATGACCCGCGAGATGGTCGAGCGGTTCCACACCGAGATCGTCGGCCACGGCGCGCTGCGCGGCGGGCTCGGCTACTACCGCTCGATCGTCCGGGCGTCGGCGGGACGGATCGGCACCAAGGTCACGGTGCCCACGACGTACGTGTGGAGCGACGGCGACGTGGCACTCGGCCGCAAGGGCGCCGAGATCAACCACCGCTGGGTCACCGGCCCGTACGAGCTCAAGATCATCGAGGGCGCGACCCACTGGCTGCTCGACGAGCGACCGGCCGAGCTGGCCGACAGCATCATCAAGCGGGTGGGCATCTAG
- the gatA gene encoding Asp-tRNA(Asn)/Glu-tRNA(Gln) amidotransferase subunit GatA: protein MTDLTKLSAADLAGKLARKEVSSVEATQAQLDRIAAVDGDVHAFLHVDAEGALATAADIDARRAAGEGLHGLAGVPIAVKDIVATKGMPTTCGSKILDGWIPPYDATITQRIKAAGLPILGKTNMDEFAMGSSTEHSAYGPTRNPWDRDRIPGGSGGGSAAAVAAFEAALAIGTDTGGSIRQPGALTGTVGVKPTYGGVSRYGLVALASSLDQAGPVTRTVLDAALLHELMGGHDPMDSTSIDAPAPLVVSAARRADVKGLKIGIVKELGGEGFQAGVSARFHEAVELLTSAGAEVVEVSLPSLEYALAAYYLVMPSEASSNLARFDAMRYGVRVPPAGADDPSAEQVMASSRDAGFGDEVKRRIIVGTYALSSGYYDAYYGSAQKVRTLLARDFASAFEQVDVLVSPTSPTTAWQLGAKLDDPLSMYLQDVATIPANLAGIPGLSLPVGLAEEDGLPVGLQFLAPQQADDRLYNAGAALEKLLEDQWGGPMLAQAPDLEVAR from the coding sequence ATGACCGATCTGACGAAGCTCAGCGCCGCCGACCTGGCCGGCAAGCTCGCCCGCAAGGAGGTCTCGAGCGTCGAGGCCACGCAGGCGCAGCTCGACCGCATCGCCGCGGTCGACGGTGACGTCCACGCGTTCCTGCACGTCGATGCCGAGGGCGCTCTCGCCACGGCGGCCGACATCGACGCACGCCGGGCCGCCGGCGAGGGCCTGCACGGTCTCGCCGGCGTGCCGATCGCGGTCAAGGACATCGTCGCCACCAAGGGCATGCCGACGACGTGCGGCTCCAAGATCCTCGACGGCTGGATCCCGCCGTACGACGCCACGATCACGCAGCGCATCAAGGCCGCCGGCCTGCCGATCCTCGGCAAGACCAACATGGACGAGTTCGCGATGGGCTCCTCGACCGAGCACTCGGCGTACGGGCCGACCCGCAACCCGTGGGACCGCGACCGCATCCCGGGTGGCTCCGGTGGCGGCTCGGCCGCTGCGGTCGCCGCGTTCGAGGCCGCGCTCGCGATCGGCACCGACACCGGCGGCTCGATCCGCCAGCCCGGCGCGCTGACCGGCACGGTGGGTGTCAAGCCGACCTACGGCGGCGTCAGCCGCTACGGCCTTGTCGCCCTGGCGAGCAGCCTCGACCAGGCCGGACCCGTCACGCGTACGGTCCTCGACGCCGCACTGCTGCACGAGCTCATGGGCGGGCACGACCCCATGGACTCCACCAGCATCGACGCCCCGGCGCCGCTCGTCGTCTCGGCCGCCCGCCGCGCCGACGTCAAGGGCCTCAAGATCGGCATCGTCAAAGAGCTCGGCGGCGAAGGATTCCAGGCCGGAGTCAGTGCGCGGTTCCACGAGGCCGTCGAGCTGCTGACGTCCGCCGGCGCCGAGGTCGTCGAGGTCTCCCTGCCGAGCCTCGAGTACGCCCTCGCGGCCTACTACCTCGTCATGCCGAGCGAGGCGAGCAGCAACCTCGCCCGCTTCGACGCGATGCGCTACGGCGTACGCGTGCCGCCGGCCGGCGCCGACGACCCCAGCGCCGAGCAGGTCATGGCGTCGAGCCGCGACGCGGGCTTCGGCGACGAGGTCAAGCGCCGCATCATCGTCGGCACCTACGCGCTGTCGAGCGGCTACTACGACGCCTACTACGGCTCGGCGCAGAAGGTCCGTACGCTGCTCGCCCGCGACTTCGCATCGGCGTTCGAGCAGGTCGACGTGCTGGTCTCGCCGACCTCGCCGACGACGGCCTGGCAGCTGGGCGCCAAGCTCGACGACCCGCTGTCGATGTACCTGCAGGACGTCGCCACGATCCCGGCCAACCTCGCCGGGATCCCCGGCCTGTCACTGCCCGTCGGGCTCGCCGAGGAGGACGGCCTGCCGGTCGGTCTGCAGTTCCTCGCCCCGCAGCAGGCTGACGACCGGCTCTACAACGCCGGCGCTGCGCTCGAGAAGCTGCTCGAGGACCAATGGGGCGGCCCGATGCTGGCCCAGGCACCCGATCTGGAGGTTGCGCGATGA
- a CDS encoding ATP-binding cassette domain-containing protein, with the protein MTYTVTATGLRKAYGDHTVLDGIDLAVETGSVFSLLGPNGAGKTTLVRILATLLAPDSGTATVAGHDLVTDPYGVRTVISLTGQYAAVDEVLTAEENLLMMAQLRHLPRKVARRRVEELLVEFDLVAARSRRVGTFSGGMTRRLDLAISMIERPELLFLDEPTTGLDPRSREQVWGTVRQLVDDGVTILLTTQYLEEADQLADRIAVLDGGSIVAEGTAAELKSTIGGELLRIELADAESYARAVARLDPERTDDRLLSIEVPTDGSPGEIVAMLARLEREGLAARKVTTVHPSLDDVFFSLTDRPAA; encoded by the coding sequence ATGACATACACAGTTACCGCCACCGGCCTTCGCAAGGCGTACGGCGACCACACGGTGCTCGACGGGATCGACCTAGCCGTGGAGACCGGATCCGTGTTCTCGCTGCTCGGACCCAACGGCGCCGGCAAGACGACCCTGGTCCGCATCCTCGCCACGTTGCTGGCGCCCGACTCCGGCACCGCGACGGTCGCCGGACACGACCTCGTGACCGATCCCTACGGGGTGCGTACGGTCATCAGCCTCACGGGCCAGTACGCCGCCGTCGACGAGGTGCTCACGGCCGAGGAGAACCTGCTCATGATGGCTCAGCTGAGGCATCTGCCCCGCAAGGTCGCCCGACGACGGGTCGAGGAGCTGCTCGTCGAGTTCGACCTCGTCGCCGCCCGCTCCCGCCGCGTCGGCACGTTCTCCGGCGGCATGACCCGGCGCCTGGACCTGGCGATCAGCATGATCGAGCGACCCGAGCTGCTGTTCCTCGACGAGCCGACCACGGGCCTCGACCCCCGCAGCCGCGAGCAGGTCTGGGGCACCGTCCGCCAGCTCGTCGACGACGGTGTCACGATCCTCCTGACGACGCAGTACCTCGAGGAGGCCGACCAGCTCGCCGACCGCATCGCGGTGCTCGACGGCGGGTCGATCGTCGCCGAGGGCACTGCCGCGGAGCTCAAGTCGACGATCGGCGGCGAGCTGCTGCGCATCGAGCTCGCCGACGCCGAGTCGTACGCCCGCGCGGTCGCCCGGCTCGACCCCGAACGTACGGACGACAGGCTGCTCAGCATCGAGGTGCCGACAGACGGCTCCCCCGGCGAGATCGTCGCGATGCTCGCCCGGCTCGAGCGCGAAGGGCTCGCCGCGCGCAAGGTCACGACGGTGCACCCGAGCCTCGACGACGTGTTCTTCTCCCTCACCGATCGGCCCGCCGCATGA
- a CDS encoding TetR/AcrR family transcriptional regulator produces the protein MAESDDRTVLPPSLELLWGRREVGRRGPKPGLNVDAIVAAAVDIANAEGLAAVSMARVAKAVGFTTMSLYRYVTNKDELLQLMWNASADGVMEFELEGDTWRSRLLSWAMAQREAITRNIWIVQMPMATPPLAPNSLRWMEVGLEALDGTGLDDGDKMRILGLISSHALIDARMAYDAQQAKGGGADPIDYTAILREVVEEDRFPQLHRVAWSGAADEPEPGGDPFAEYRFDLEVMLDGIEALIERSRS, from the coding sequence ATGGCTGAGTCCGACGACCGAACCGTCCTGCCGCCCAGCCTCGAGCTGCTCTGGGGACGGCGCGAGGTGGGCCGCCGAGGACCCAAGCCGGGGCTCAACGTCGACGCCATCGTTGCCGCGGCGGTCGACATCGCCAACGCCGAAGGGCTCGCCGCCGTCTCGATGGCCCGCGTCGCCAAGGCCGTGGGATTCACGACGATGTCCCTCTACCGCTACGTCACCAACAAGGACGAGCTGCTCCAGCTGATGTGGAACGCCAGCGCCGACGGGGTCATGGAGTTCGAGCTCGAGGGGGACACCTGGCGCAGCCGGCTGCTCAGCTGGGCCATGGCGCAGCGCGAGGCCATCACGCGCAACATCTGGATCGTCCAGATGCCGATGGCGACGCCGCCGCTGGCCCCCAACTCCCTGCGCTGGATGGAGGTCGGGCTCGAGGCGCTGGACGGCACGGGCCTGGACGACGGCGACAAGATGCGCATCCTCGGCCTGATCTCCTCGCATGCCCTGATCGATGCCCGCATGGCGTACGACGCGCAACAGGCCAAGGGCGGTGGCGCCGACCCGATCGACTACACCGCGATCCTCCGGGAGGTCGTCGAGGAGGACCGCTTCCCGCAGCTCCATCGCGTCGCCTGGTCGGGCGCCGCGGACGAGCCCGAGCCGGGCGGCGACCCGTTCGCGGAGTACCGCTTCGACCTCGAGGTCATGCTCGACGGCATCGAGGCCCTGATCGAACGCTCCCGCTCCTGA
- the gatC gene encoding Asp-tRNA(Asn)/Glu-tRNA(Gln) amidotransferase subunit GatC, giving the protein MSEPAKGISRADVSHLAGLARIDLSEAELDHFAAELPAILEHVAVVQQAAGDDVEAMSHPVPVNNVFREDVVVPCLTPEEALAGAPASEQQRFLVPKILGED; this is encoded by the coding sequence ATGTCTGAGCCCGCCAAGGGTATTTCGCGTGCCGACGTCAGCCATCTGGCCGGCCTCGCCCGCATCGACCTCAGTGAGGCCGAGCTCGACCACTTCGCCGCCGAGCTGCCGGCCATCCTCGAGCACGTCGCGGTCGTCCAGCAGGCTGCCGGTGACGACGTCGAGGCCATGAGCCACCCGGTCCCGGTCAACAACGTGTTCCGCGAGGACGTCGTCGTGCCGTGCCTGACGCCCGAGGAGGCGCTCGCCGGCGCTCCGGCGTCCGAGCAGCAGCGGTTCCTCGTCCCCAAGATCCTCGGGGAGGACTGA